Genomic window (Candidatus Methylarchaceae archaeon HK02M2):
CGGTCGGTGTTGGTCCTGTCCATGCTTTGGATCAAGCTTTGAGAAAAGCCCTCTTAAAGTGTTTCCCGCAACTTAAAAATGTCAAACTCCTTAACTACAAAGTTACAGTTGTGGATAGTGGTAGTGGCACAGCATCTTCTGTTAGAACATTCATAGAATTCAAAGATAATGATTTCTATTGGGCTACTACCGCTGTATCTGAAGATATTATTAATGCAAGTGCTATGGCTCTTGTAGATGGGTATACTTATAGATTGATATTACATGAATTAAAAGGACTAAGAATATAAACTATATGAGAAATTTCAAATCGGCTATCAAGTTATTTATGACATCTTGAGAGTATAATTGAAACAGAAAAATTGAAGGTTTATCATAGTGGATGGGGATATTTACCGAACAATCCTTACAAATTATGTGTCAGAAGGATAGATATTGTAATCCCATCTGAAATATCTAATGTAATACGCTAATAATTTTCATTACTTTAAGGGTACATATAGAGATGAACGAGATGCCCCTATACCTGGTGTCCCATGGGTCACTTTCTTATTAGTGATTACATACTCTCCAAGATAATGTCCTATCATCTGAGGTTTAATTTCTAGAGGGATAAACTCCTTTCCACTGTGCACATGAATTGTCAAACCAACCATATAGGGTAAAATTATCATATCTCTTGCGTGAGTCTTTATCGGTCTTTCCGATTTTCCATTACTTGTGGCCCTAACATCCTCAAGTAACTTCCTTTTCTCGTCAGAGATTCCTCTGTTCAAGGACCTCCTCTGTCTAGAAGGAAGAAGGAATAGAAAGGACTCTAAAGACATATTTTGCAATTGTTCTAGTGTATAGCCACGATACTTAAATTCTCGAACCATACTTTTACCTTACTCCCTTCTTTTTTATACGTTTTCTACCTGTCTTTCTCGCAGCTATATCCCCAACCTTAGCGCCTGGAGGAGCTGTTTTAGCAATACACGTGGATTTGTGAATAGAGTGTTGGTGTCGCCCTCCTCCAAAGGGATGATGAACAGCCGCCATAGCCATACCTCTAACTCGAGGATAGAATTTCCCTTTAGCCTTCATAGCGTGATATCTGGCTCCTGCTCTCAATAGGGGTTTTTCGAGCCTCCCACCTCCAGCTATCTCGCCTATTGTGGCTCTACATTTATTATTCAAAGTAGCCATATAGCCCGATGGAAACTTAACTAAAATCCCCTTAGGGGTCTTTGAGAAGAGTATTGCTGAGCATCCTGATGTTCTCATGAATTTCCCACCATCTCCAAAGTTATTTTCTATGTTACAGATGCGCAAACCTTCAGGAATCTTCTCTAAAGGAAGGATATTTCCTAGCTTTGATTCGGCTTCATAACCCATCTCTATCTCATATCCCACGTATAGTCCCTCAACCGCTGGCAGATACGCAACCCTCTTATCATCAAATGTTATCTGAGCTAAGGGTGCACTCCTCCCCCTTTCAGCTATTAGTCTAGTGACTACTCCTCTTTCTGTCTTTGAGATAGGTAAAGCGGGGTACTTTGCTGGGACAATCTTTCCTTTTTTAGGTGAACGGTATTGCATGCCCCCACGTCCCCTTCTTTGGGAGAGGATTCTTTTACCCAAAAGAGATCACCAATAAAATTATAATTCCATGCCTCTTAAGTCTTTATACAGTGAGCTGATCATACTATACCTAGCTTTGCAGCTAGATCTGTTGCTGCATTTTCCTTTGATAGTTTAATATATGCCTTTTTACCATTTATAGTAT
Coding sequences:
- a CDS encoding 30S ribosomal protein S19, with product MVREFKYRGYTLEQLQNMSLESFLFLLPSRQRRSLNRGISDEKRKLLEDVRATSNGKSERPIKTHARDMIILPYMVGLTIHVHSGKEFIPLEIKPQMIGHYLGEYVITNKKVTHGTPGIGASRSSLYVPLK
- a CDS encoding 50S ribosomal protein L2; this translates as MGKRILSQRRGRGGMQYRSPKKGKIVPAKYPALPISKTERGVVTRLIAERGRSAPLAQITFDDKRVAYLPAVEGLYVGYEIEMGYEAESKLGNILPLEKIPEGLRICNIENNFGDGGKFMRTSGCSAILFSKTPKGILVKFPSGYMATLNNKCRATIGEIAGGGRLEKPLLRAGARYHAMKAKGKFYPRVRGMAMAAVHHPFGGGRHQHSIHKSTCIAKTAPPGAKVGDIAARKTGRKRIKKKGVR